The Penaeus chinensis breed Huanghai No. 1 chromosome 21, ASM1920278v2, whole genome shotgun sequence genome has a window encoding:
- the LOC125036768 gene encoding crustacean hyperglycemic hormone-like: MQNRSLSSVGRSRAVLLLVALLLCQESSGSFIKLRPNTLREFQFLQCRGDYDKERYTALSRVCDDCHNLFRQPQVMTECKSNCFRNSLFLTCVNLLKLEHLEDDFKNNIMIVSGNDL; encoded by the exons ATGCAG AACCGCTCGTTGAGCAGCGTGGGTCGCAGCCGTGCTGTGCTGCTGCTGGTGGCTCTACTGCTGTGCCAG gAATCCTCGGGCAGCTTCATCAAGCTGCGCCCAAATACCCTGCGCGAGTTCCAATTCCTCCAGTGCCGCGGAGACTACGATAAGGAACGCTACACTGCCCTCAGCCGCGTCTGCGATGACTGCCACAACCTGTTCCGACAGCCACAGGTCATGACGGAGTGCAA gtcgaACTGCTTCCGCAACTCACTCTTCCTCACCTGCGTCAATCTCCTCAAGTTGGAGCATCTCGAGGACGACTTCAAGAATAATATCATGATAGTCAGCGGAAACGATCTCTAA